In Gemmatimonadota bacterium, a single window of DNA contains:
- a CDS encoding efflux RND transporter permease subunit, which translates to MTAGMSSAQGDAAPPSRAGVSQVPLGQVATIRQTAGPMVVRTEDAQPTAWVYVDVGGRDIGGYVAEAKRMVARTMTLPPGYTLAWSGQYEYMERAKAKMQVVVPATLALVFLLLYFNFKNVGETLIVMLSIPFTLVGGVWFLWALDYDWSVAVTIGFLALAGVAAETAVIMLVYLDSAWKERRASGRPAGVPELYAAVIEGAVERVRPKMMTVASTMIGLLPILWGTGTGASVMKRIAAPMIGGMVSSTILTLLVVPAIWSLVQERGLRTAARKADDPSGPHVPGTLAGSTASRRVRGRSASGASPAEAVVVRIFWEEPCGARVRSGPGGPPSTRRQRGGRSASNSPPAWAPGFSEPAGARGGLEAPRLVGRPLVNLLGRAACARGLSRRARIAHDGRPVDRRPIDRRRIGRDPSTTETAKRGRRLHGCASPPSAHAVVNVKIIP; encoded by the coding sequence ATGACGGCCGGCATGTCGTCGGCCCAGGGCGACGCCGCGCCGCCCTCCCGCGCCGGCGTGTCGCAGGTCCCGTTGGGGCAGGTCGCCACCATCCGGCAGACCGCGGGGCCGATGGTCGTCCGCACCGAGGACGCGCAGCCGACCGCGTGGGTGTACGTGGACGTCGGGGGCCGCGACATCGGTGGGTACGTGGCCGAGGCGAAGCGAATGGTGGCGCGTACGATGACGCTGCCGCCGGGCTACACGCTCGCGTGGAGCGGGCAGTACGAGTACATGGAGCGCGCCAAGGCGAAGATGCAGGTCGTCGTCCCAGCGACGCTCGCCCTCGTGTTTCTGCTGCTCTACTTCAACTTCAAGAATGTCGGCGAGACGCTGATCGTGATGCTCTCGATCCCGTTCACGCTGGTGGGCGGCGTCTGGTTCCTCTGGGCGCTGGACTACGACTGGTCCGTCGCCGTCACCATCGGGTTCCTTGCGCTCGCTGGCGTCGCGGCGGAGACAGCGGTCATCATGCTCGTGTATCTCGACAGCGCATGGAAGGAGCGGCGCGCGTCCGGTCGCCCCGCGGGGGTGCCGGAGCTCTACGCGGCCGTGATCGAGGGCGCGGTGGAGCGCGTGCGCCCCAAGATGATGACCGTCGCCTCGACGATGATCGGGCTTTTGCCGATCCTGTGGGGGACCGGCACCGGCGCGAGCGTCATGAAGCGTATCGCCGCACCTATGATCGGTGGCATGGTGAGCAGCACGATTCTTACGCTGCTCGTCGTGCCGGCGATCTGGTCTCTGGTACAAGAGCGCGGACTACGCACGGCCGCGCGCAAGGCGGACGACCCATCCGGGCCGCACGTGCCGGGAACGCTTGCCGGGAGCACCGCCTCGCGTCGCGTGCGTGGACGGTCGGCTTCCGGGGCGTCGCCCGCGGAAGCCGTGGTGGTGCGGATCTTCTGGGAGGAGCCATGCGGCGCTCGCGTGCGTTCCGGGCCCGGCGGTCCGCCGTCGACCAGACGGCAACGGGGTGGCAGAAGCGCGTCGAACTCGCCTCCAGCGTGGGCGCCGGGATTCTCGGAGCCGGCAGGAGCGCGCGGAGGGCTCGAGGCTCCCCGCCTGGTCGGTCGCCCTCTGGTGAATCTGCTGGGTCGCGCTGCTTGCGCCCGCGGCCTATCTCGTCGCGCGCGGATAGCCCACGACGGCCGACCCGTCGACCGGCGACCCATCGACCGGCGACGCATCGGCCGCGACCCTTCGACGACCGAGACGGCGAAACGCGGCCGCAGACTCCACGGCTGCGCTTCGCCTCCGTCGGCTCACGCGGTGGTGAACGTGAAGATCATCCCGTAG